Below is a genomic region from Nitrospira sp..
TACGATCAATTGATGAAGTTCGGTTGGAAAGTGATGTTACCGATCGCGCTCGCGAACATCGTCGTGACTTCCATCGCCGTGTACTTCTTCCGAGGCTGACGAGGACGGATGTCGACCGCACCGACTCAACCCGGCCCCAAACGCCATTCCCGGCTCGTCGAGTGGCTCAAGACCATCGTCTTCTACGAAATTCTCGTGGGGATGAAGGCCACCATGTCCCACTTGCTGCGCTACAGACCGATCACGGTCCAGTATCCCCATGAGAAGCGGGCGCTTCCCGACAACTATCGCGGGATGCTCGCGCTGCTCCGATACGACGACGGGACGGAGAAATGCGTGGGCTGCGATCTGTGCGAGGCGGCCTGCCCGTCGCGAGTGATCCGGGTCGTCAGCGCCGAAGTGCCGGGTGAGCCGACCAAGCGGTACTCAAAGGAATATTACATGGACATGACCCGCTGCCTGTTCTGCGGCATGTGCGTGGAGGCCTGTCCGGTCGACGCCCTCGGCATGACGCAGGAGTTCGAGTGGGCGGTATACGACAAGCGCCAGTTGTACCTCAACAAGCAGCAGTTGCTCGCAATCGGCGACCGGTCCTTTCCGGTCCGGGAAAAGCGCCTGGAACTGCAGCATCGGAACGTGGCCTTCTTCAACGTGTCGTTCAGCCACGTGCCGCAGAAGCCGAACTGAGCGCCGACACAGCCGCAGGAACGGTGAGCATGGAATCCTTGTTCTTTTTTTACTTTGCCCTGGTCATCGCGGTGACCTCGATTCTGGTCGTGACCCTGCATAATCCCATCTACAGCGCGCTGTCCCTGTTGATCATGTTTTTTCACGTCGCGGGGCTCTATGTGACGTTGCACGCGGAGTTTCTGGCGGCCGTGCAGATCATCGTGTATGCCGGCGCGATCCTGGTGCTGTACCTGTTCGTGGTGATGCTCCTGAATATCAAGCATGACGAGCGCTACCACCGCCAATGGCCCGTCGCCGCCCTCGTTGGGGGAATGTTGGTCCTCGAAGGAACGGTCCTGGCCCTGCTGAAGGGACAAGCCGGTCCCAGAACCGACTCCACGGAGACCGCGGCGGTGGAAGGGCTCGGCAACACCGAGGCGCTTGGAGACGTCCTCTATACCTCCTATCTGTTTCCGTTCGAAGTCGCCTCGCTGATCCTGCTGGTCGCCATGATCGGCGCCATCGTCCTCGCCAAGCGCGACATTCCGGAGTCGGCGGAATCATGACCCTCCCCCTGTCGTTCTATCTTATGCTCAGCGGTGTGGTGTTTCTGACCGGTCTGGTGGGTGTGCTGATCAGACGGAACATCATCATCATTCTCCTGTCCGTGGAACTCATGCTGAACGCCACGAACATCAACTTCGTGGCGTTCTCCGAATATTTTCACCATGCCGCGGGGCAGGTCTTCGTCTTCTTCACCCTGACCGTGGCCGCGGCGGAGGTGGCGGTGGGACTGGCCATCATCATCGCGCTGTACCGT
It encodes:
- the nuoK gene encoding NADH-quinone oxidoreductase subunit NuoK codes for the protein MTLPLSFYLMLSGVVFLTGLVGVLIRRNIIIILLSVELMLNATNINFVAFSEYFHHAAGQVFVFFTLTVAAAEVAVGLAIIIALYRSKSTINVDEFQLLKW
- a CDS encoding NADH-quinone oxidoreductase subunit J, which translates into the protein MESLFFFYFALVIAVTSILVVTLHNPIYSALSLLIMFFHVAGLYVTLHAEFLAAVQIIVYAGAILVLYLFVVMLLNIKHDERYHRQWPVAALVGGMLVLEGTVLALLKGQAGPRTDSTETAAVEGLGNTEALGDVLYTSYLFPFEVASLILLVAMIGAIVLAKRDIPESAES
- the nuoI gene encoding NADH-quinone oxidoreductase subunit NuoI, which translates into the protein MSTAPTQPGPKRHSRLVEWLKTIVFYEILVGMKATMSHLLRYRPITVQYPHEKRALPDNYRGMLALLRYDDGTEKCVGCDLCEAACPSRVIRVVSAEVPGEPTKRYSKEYYMDMTRCLFCGMCVEACPVDALGMTQEFEWAVYDKRQLYLNKQQLLAIGDRSFPVREKRLELQHRNVAFFNVSFSHVPQKPN